TGTGCAGGGCCACGATCTCTACCTCCTGTTTCGCCCCGAGATCTGGCCTGACTTGGTGAGTATCGGTCCAGCGGATTGGTAGCGAAAAAGTGGTGTCGATGTACAGCTCCGCCTCTGCGGGGGAGGTGTCACGGTTGAGGTGCAGGAGGTAACCGTGCTCGGTGGACTCGGCGCCCTTCATTCTCCACTTATCTCCCGGGCGCCCCCAGATCGGGAATCTACTCGGTGTCATCATCTTGATGAGCAGAGGCCAGTGGTCGAACCCTGATGGTGGTTTGGGAGGGATGAGCTGCCCGTCGTCATCGACCAGCTCCTGTCCGGCGCCACTGGAGTAGCGGCGGGTTTGCGCGGACTTGGTGTCGCGCTGAGACCATGAACCGAGCTCGTTGTCGATGGAGAAGTGCACTGTATCGACGCGGTTCGGCGGGCCCGCTATGTCGTTCTTGGGCCACCGTCGGTACTCGGCGGTCCCGGATATGCGAGCACATTTCTCGGTGTTCTGCAGCAGGCTGATCGCAGCTAAAGTGTCTTCTAGTGTTATCGCCATGCTCATAGCCTGCCAGAAAGGCGAATCGAAGGTTGTTTCGTCGTCTTTCTGGTCCGAGGTTTGCCGCGATTCTCTCTCGACATTCTTAGCTCCATCCCGGCCGCCAATAGTAGCCTGACATATCAGTACCGCGAGTTTATGAACGGCATCGGCCGCAGAAGCAGTTCGAGCTACACAACCCTAGCCATCAGCGTCAATCATCGCTACGTATCGGGCATATGTGGCTGCAGACGCCACCGCATGTCGCTCGATGGTGGCAGGGGAGTAGCCGAGAGTGTCGGCGAGGATTGCGGCGGGTGCGAGCTTGGTGAGTTCGTGCAGGGTGCCGAGCCGGGCGGCGCGGGTGCCGAACGTCGACTTCAGGCGGTTCCGCAAGTGGCCCGGGTTGATGTGTTGGCCAGGGATATAGCCGCGGAACACCCAGCGCGTACTTGGGTGGGCGGCGGTGTTCCCGAGGTCTCGTTCTCCGGCGAGATATCGGAATGGTTCGTCGAGCGGTGCGGGAAGAGCGATGGCGATGTCGCCGAGTGTGACGGTCACGAGTTCGTCTGAGACTATGACGTGGTCCCAGGTGAGTTTCACGACCCGGTCGATCTGTTGGCCGAAGACGAGCACCAGGATCGCCGCGGCTCGATCTCGCGGATTCAGTGCGGGTTGGTTTGATGTAATGCCATCGACGACGTCTTGCTGGGCCTCAGGGCTCATCTTAGAGCTTGTACCACGACGATGTGGTGTCATTGTAAGGTCCCGAGCGACCAGCTTTGTCTTGACTGCCCACGCGAGGAACCGGATGGCGAACTCTCGCGTGCTCGGGCCTTCGGCCTGCCACGCGTCCAGATCCGCTTGGGATAGATCGTCGATCGAGATGTCCCGGTCGGTGAGCCAGTTGAGGAATTCGATTGTGACGGAAACGGTTTGCTTCGACCGCAGGAACGTGCCGTGTGACACCGACTCCATGCAATACATCTGCCGCAGGTGATGCCAACGAATGTACCGGGTCGCGACTTCCCGGTGCTCGGACGACTTCAGCCGGTCGAGG
Above is a genomic segment from Rhodococcus qingshengii JCM 15477 containing:
- a CDS encoding Fis family transcriptional regulator, whose translation is MLPGIINGQQACRKCAGIKLNVDCVECGAEEELYAQGCCWRCVLRATVDRLLTNPETASINDELKPFAAALKSMKRANSGLTWINQEHVTAFLTELARTPLVSHDVIDQLPRSRTREYVRELLVTHQILPPRDGLLHRYIDWSDEALDRLKSSEHREVATRYIRWHHLRQMYCMESVSHGTFLRSKQTVSVTIEFLNWLTDRDISIDDLSQADLDAWQAEGPSTREFAIRFLAWAVKTKLVARDLTMTPHRRGTSSKMSPEAQQDVVDGITSNQPALNPRDRAAAILVLVFGQQIDRVVKLTWDHVIVSDELVTVTLGDIAIALPAPLDEPFRYLAGERDLGNTAAHPSTRWVFRGYIPGQHINPGHLRNRLKSTFGTRAARLGTLHELTKLAPAAILADTLGYSPATIERHAVASAATYARYVAMIDADG